In Verrucomicrobiota bacterium, one genomic interval encodes:
- a CDS encoding efflux RND transporter permease subunit, translated as MKISQFSITRPLATMMIIVALIFIGIVSLRGLPIDLFPEIDFPLVTVQVPYPGAAPGDVEKGITTKIEDALASLTDVKKLTSYSREGTSFVVVEFDWGIDLDTKAIDVREKVDRVKSTFPDGADDPIVFKFDMMSSEGVLQFAVTRKLTSGERDRHDADPQFRNDVAYQTRKFVEDEVTPEIERISGVALASVSGGREREVLVSVDMYKLKAKGVTLTDVENALDWANVEQPGGRLDEARTEISTRFLGKFTSVDQMNGIEVKRVNGKPVYLRDIATVEDTYKEARSYARFNGTDAILVDVNKESGANSAAIADAIYPRLDALRTRFPGYDFAVSLDFTDFLRESIQMVKSNATMGAVIAMLILLLFLRDLRSVIIAGIAIPTAVIATFTLIKTADLTLNLLSLGGLALGIGMLVDNSVVMLENITRRIGITRSPEQGAREGATEIGSAISASTYTTMAVFVPVLFFVTGVPSQIFDDLALTVAFALACSLIVALTFVPMACSKLLRPRTGKVIDLIANPEGVAENPFMRRLQAVVDHVLHWRTVAVVVVLGLLLLAGVVLATRGLVFFPEFDRGEFTVNVQMPVDASLEATERAAREIEQIIRDNVPSLEHYSTTVNPQSASFDVTMTKDRAVSTFEVRQALRRLVNVIPGATVMVGEVGHRGGGGSADVEILVRGPTNVAEASLRGVADRVAVLAQPVEGAVNVESQLKAGRREVHLDPDHMAISTLGLTNDFIAKTLNTYQTGKVVTSYREQDDEYDVRLKLANAQSLTLDELNDLLIPLPAANTTTTIDQVADVSEGRGAVELQRQDRERVARVTADVAEGAVLSEVTKGITDVVEREGLPEGYSFQIGGEEEDRQEAMGQLQFALIISIAIVYMILVAQFESLVDPLIIIQTIPLCFVGVALALLVTGLPISLMVMLGIIMLAGIVVNNAIVLVDFINTLRHRGHERREAVVLATQVRLRPIVMTTLTTMGGMAPLALGLGSGSELYQAMAITVIGGLFISTFFTVIYIPATYIILDDLSVWTKKRLAALEQTVESAINSALGRLFGRSRKTAEGPSVDEDPPTEG; from the coding sequence ATGAAAATATCGCAGTTCTCGATCACACGCCCGCTGGCAACCATGATGATCATCGTCGCGCTGATCTTCATCGGCATCGTCTCCTTGCGGGGGCTGCCCATCGACCTGTTCCCCGAGATCGACTTCCCGCTCGTCACCGTTCAGGTCCCCTACCCGGGCGCCGCCCCCGGCGATGTCGAGAAGGGCATCACCACGAAGATCGAGGATGCGCTTGCCTCCCTCACCGACGTCAAGAAGCTCACGAGCTACTCGCGTGAGGGCACCAGCTTCGTCGTCGTCGAATTCGACTGGGGCATTGACCTCGACACCAAGGCGATCGACGTGCGGGAGAAGGTCGACCGGGTGAAGAGCACCTTCCCTGACGGCGCCGACGACCCGATCGTGTTCAAGTTCGACATGATGTCGTCGGAGGGCGTGCTCCAGTTCGCCGTGACCAGGAAGCTCACGTCCGGCGAGCGCGATCGCCACGACGCCGACCCGCAATTCCGCAACGACGTGGCATACCAGACGCGCAAGTTCGTCGAGGATGAGGTCACCCCCGAGATCGAGCGTATCAGCGGCGTGGCGCTCGCGTCGGTTTCAGGTGGCCGCGAGCGCGAGGTGCTCGTCAGCGTCGACATGTACAAGCTCAAGGCCAAGGGGGTCACTCTCACGGACGTCGAGAACGCCCTCGACTGGGCCAACGTCGAGCAGCCCGGCGGCCGGCTCGACGAGGCGCGCACCGAGATCTCCACCCGCTTCCTCGGCAAGTTCACGAGCGTCGACCAGATGAACGGCATCGAGGTCAAGCGCGTCAATGGCAAGCCCGTCTACCTGCGCGACATCGCCACCGTCGAGGATACCTACAAAGAAGCACGCAGCTACGCCCGGTTCAACGGCACCGACGCGATCCTTGTCGACGTCAATAAGGAATCGGGGGCCAACTCGGCTGCGATCGCCGACGCGATCTACCCCCGGCTCGACGCCCTCCGGACCAGGTTCCCCGGCTACGATTTTGCCGTCTCGCTCGACTTCACCGACTTCCTGCGCGAGTCGATCCAGATGGTCAAGAGCAATGCCACAATGGGCGCCGTCATCGCCATGCTCATTCTGCTCCTGTTCCTGCGCGACCTGCGTTCGGTCATCATCGCCGGCATCGCCATCCCGACCGCCGTCATCGCCACGTTCACGCTTATCAAGACAGCCGATCTGACGCTCAACCTGCTCAGCCTGGGCGGCCTCGCCCTTGGCATCGGCATGCTCGTGGACAACTCGGTCGTCATGCTCGAGAACATCACGCGCCGGATCGGGATCACGCGCAGCCCCGAGCAGGGCGCGCGCGAGGGCGCCACCGAGATCGGCTCCGCCATCTCGGCGAGCACCTACACCACGATGGCCGTCTTCGTCCCCGTCTTGTTCTTCGTCACCGGCGTGCCGAGCCAGATTTTTGATGACCTCGCGCTCACCGTCGCCTTCGCGCTTGCCTGCTCGCTCATCGTCGCGCTCACCTTCGTGCCGATGGCCTGCTCCAAGCTGCTTCGCCCGCGCACGGGCAAGGTCATCGATCTCATCGCGAACCCCGAGGGCGTCGCTGAGAACCCGTTCATGCGGCGGCTCCAGGCGGTCGTGGACCATGTCCTGCACTGGCGCACCGTCGCCGTGGTTGTCGTCCTCGGCCTTCTGTTGCTCGCCGGCGTGGTGCTCGCAACGCGCGGCTTGGTCTTTTTCCCCGAGTTCGACCGCGGCGAGTTCACCGTGAACGTCCAGATGCCCGTCGACGCCTCCCTCGAGGCCACCGAGCGGGCCGCGCGCGAGATCGAGCAGATCATCAGGGACAATGTCCCTTCGCTCGAGCACTACAGCACGACGGTCAATCCGCAATCGGCCTCGTTCGACGTCACCATGACCAAGGACCGTGCAGTCTCCACCTTCGAGGTTCGCCAGGCGTTGCGCAGACTCGTCAACGTCATCCCCGGCGCCACAGTCATGGTCGGCGAAGTCGGCCACCGCGGCGGCGGAGGCAGCGCCGACGTCGAGATCCTTGTCCGCGGCCCGACGAACGTCGCCGAAGCGTCGCTGCGCGGCGTGGCCGACCGCGTCGCCGTGCTCGCTCAGCCCGTCGAAGGCGCCGTGAACGTTGAGAGCCAGCTCAAGGCCGGCCGTCGCGAGGTCCATCTCGATCCGGATCACATGGCCATCAGCACGCTCGGCCTGACCAACGACTTCATCGCCAAGACGCTCAACACCTACCAGACCGGCAAGGTCGTCACCTCGTACCGTGAGCAGGACGACGAGTACGACGTGCGCCTCAAGCTTGCCAACGCCCAGAGCCTGACCCTCGATGAGCTGAACGACCTGCTCATCCCGCTGCCGGCCGCCAACACGACCACGACCATCGACCAAGTCGCCGATGTGAGCGAGGGCCGCGGCGCCGTCGAGCTCCAGCGCCAGGACCGTGAGCGCGTCGCCAGGGTTACCGCCGACGTCGCCGAGGGCGCCGTGCTCTCCGAGGTAACCAAAGGGATCACTGATGTAGTGGAAAGAGAAGGCCTGCCCGAAGGCTACTCGTTCCAGATCGGCGGCGAGGAAGAGGACCGGCAGGAAGCGATGGGCCAGCTGCAGTTCGCGCTGATCATCTCGATTGCCATCGTCTACATGATTCTCGTCGCCCAGTTCGAATCGCTCGTTGATCCGCTCATCATCATCCAGACAATCCCGCTCTGTTTCGTCGGCGTAGCGCTTGCGCTGCTGGTGACCGGCCTCCCGATCAGCCTCATGGTCATGCTCGGCATCATCATGCTCGCCGGGATCGTCGTGAACAACGCCATCGTGCTCGTCGACTTCATCAACACGCTGCGCCACCGCGGCCACGAACGCCGCGAGGCTGTTGTGCTTGCCACCCAGGTGCGTCTCCGGCCGATCGTGATGACCACGCTCACGACCATGGGCGGCATGGCGCCGCTCGCACTTGGCTTGGGCTCCGGCTCCGAGCTTTACCAGGCGATGGCGATCACGGTGATCGGCGGCCTCTTCATCTCGACGTTCTTCACCGTGATCTACATCCCGGCCACCTACATCATTCTCGACGACCTGAGCGTCTGGACCAAGAAACGACTCGCCGCCCTCGAGCAGACCGTCGAGTCGGCCATCAATAGCGCGCTTGGCCGTCTCTTCGGCCGGAGCAGGAAAACGGCTGAGGGTCCATCCGTCGATGAAGATCCGCCCACAGAAGGGTAG
- a CDS encoding DUF108 domain-containing protein, which yields MQDLVTIGIVGCGYRGSEIAATIGKRFQTRAQIVGVYDVDFERAGSLASYLGPHVRVFSTVEDLLDRVRLVVEMAGDEAVAPLVSRALRMGRDVLVTSVAGLLDHPEILEQAEASYGHVLIPSGMLAGVDALKACREGAIKSIVLTSRLPRSVLADAPYVRKHDVDIDSGTEDRVIFEGAGVEACRGFPVIADAVMTLALAGSGLADTKVRVVVTRRYEAPSHELEVRGEFGRVITRTENVQFPSYPKLMRLAVQSTVAKLHQYLEAINVGT from the coding sequence ATGCAGGACTTGGTGACAATCGGCATCGTCGGGTGCGGTTACCGCGGCAGCGAGATCGCCGCAACGATCGGCAAGCGTTTCCAGACGCGGGCGCAGATCGTGGGCGTGTACGACGTCGATTTCGAGCGGGCGGGTTCGCTCGCGTCGTATCTCGGGCCGCATGTGCGGGTGTTTTCCACGGTGGAGGACCTGCTCGACAGGGTGCGGCTGGTTGTCGAGATGGCGGGCGACGAGGCGGTGGCGCCATTGGTGTCGCGGGCACTGCGCATGGGGCGCGATGTGCTGGTCACCAGCGTTGCCGGCCTCCTCGATCATCCCGAGATTCTTGAACAGGCGGAGGCGAGCTACGGGCATGTGCTTATTCCCTCGGGCATGCTGGCAGGGGTCGATGCGCTCAAGGCGTGCCGGGAGGGGGCGATCAAGTCGATCGTGCTCACGTCGAGACTCCCTCGCAGTGTGTTGGCCGACGCTCCGTATGTGAGGAAGCACGACGTCGATATCGATTCGGGTACGGAGGACCGCGTGATCTTCGAGGGCGCCGGTGTCGAGGCGTGCCGGGGGTTCCCGGTGATCGCCGACGCCGTGATGACACTGGCGCTCGCGGGGTCGGGGCTTGCCGACACGAAGGTCAGAGTCGTCGTAACGCGGCGCTACGAGGCGCCGAGCCACGAGCTCGAGGTGCGCGGCGAGTTCGGGCGGGTCATCACGCGCACGGAGAACGTGCAGTTCCCGTCGTACCCGAAGCTGATGCGCCTGGCGGTGCAGTCGACGGTGGCCAAGCTGCATCAGTACCTCGAAGCGATCAATGTGGGAACGTGA
- the ribA gene encoding GTP cyclohydrolase II has protein sequence NTSLLGTAFTVTIDAREGASTGISAHDRALTIRRFTDSEARAEDFARPGHIQPIRAVPGGVLKRAGHTEAVVDLARLSGLFPAGVLCEIMHEDGSMARMPDLLKMAEQFGLKLLTIESLIEYRRRREKLVKKITETDLPTKHGHFQLHLYESALDDMDYVALVMGDVTKCESALVRIHSKCLTGDVFGSLRCDCGPQLEEAMRLIAKEGCGVLLYIHQEGRGIGLANKLRAYALQEKGLDTVEANVALGFRPDIRDYGIGAQVLYDLGVRKVRLLTNNPSKYIGLHGYGLEEVERIPLQIEANKHNEKYLETKKQKLGHLL, from the coding sequence AACACGTCGCTGTTGGGCACGGCGTTCACGGTGACGATCGACGCGCGCGAGGGCGCCTCGACGGGCATCTCGGCCCACGACCGGGCGTTGACGATCCGCCGCTTCACGGATTCCGAGGCGCGGGCCGAGGACTTCGCGCGACCGGGCCACATCCAGCCGATCCGCGCGGTGCCGGGCGGCGTGCTCAAGCGAGCGGGACATACAGAGGCCGTGGTGGACCTCGCGCGGCTCAGCGGGCTGTTCCCGGCGGGCGTGCTCTGCGAGATCATGCACGAGGACGGCTCGATGGCGCGCATGCCCGATCTGCTCAAGATGGCCGAGCAGTTCGGGCTCAAGCTGCTCACGATCGAGTCGCTGATCGAGTACCGGCGCCGGCGCGAGAAGCTCGTCAAGAAGATTACAGAGACCGACCTGCCAACCAAGCACGGTCACTTCCAGTTGCACTTGTACGAGAGCGCGCTGGACGACATGGACTACGTGGCGCTCGTCATGGGCGACGTGACCAAGTGCGAGAGCGCGCTGGTGCGGATCCATTCGAAGTGTCTCACGGGAGACGTGTTCGGGTCGCTGCGGTGCGACTGCGGGCCGCAGCTCGAGGAAGCGATGCGGTTGATCGCCAAGGAAGGCTGTGGCGTGCTGCTCTACATCCATCAGGAGGGGCGCGGCATCGGGCTGGCGAACAAGCTGCGGGCGTACGCGTTGCAGGAGAAGGGGCTCGATACGGTCGAGGCGAACGTGGCGCTTGGATTCAGGCCGGATATCCGGGATTATGGGATCGGAGCGCAGGTGCTCTATGACCTCGGCGTGCGCAAGGTGCGGCTGCTGACGAACAACCCGAGCAAGTACATCGGGCTGCACGGCTACGGACTCGAGGAGGTCGAGCGCATCCCGCTGCAGATCGAGGCGAACAAGCACAACGAGAAGTACCTTGAGACGAAGAAGCAGAAGCTGGGGCATTTGTTGTGA
- a CDS encoding fused MFS/spermidine synthase: MRRSFLFATCFLMGFAILGLELLGFRIYGPQYGYSSYVAGTLIGVILAALSFGYYIGGALADRYPRPGVLFRLLTIAGLLLVGFCFVYKPVLEWFMASAGFIPGLVVVTVLLYGPIMVLLSVTSPFIIRLVVEEDRVGTAAGSIYALSTIGSILGSFLTPFVLVPGIGSHMTLVVMTAIVLAVGVAGLVGLRPVWGLALLALGLTPLSFPKAEQGVLLRVESPYSDLQVRKLDPGGYVLAVNRWAYYSRDVTGAQGMRTYSYYDYFLLGPVLVPRVEEMAVLGMAAGTSIKQIQAYYPWIHIDAVEIDPWVVRLAKTKYFGLEESETLAIHTQDARPFMRAAEKQYDFVEIDMYQGGPFIPFYVTTVEFFRLVGERMSDDGLAMANVLALSHDRDRPTTEGQLLVWCVVKSFQETGQFPSVYVLAHHSNFLIFAFKKETPIGEVRRRLAAVATNEALRERLGAEKVGTLTSVAGLAGAITVPERFPGAHAFYDDNADVERITFDMVRRYTEQKRLEGRK, from the coding sequence ATGAGAAGGTCGTTTCTGTTTGCGACGTGTTTTCTGATGGGGTTTGCCATCCTGGGGCTTGAGCTGCTCGGGTTCCGGATCTACGGCCCTCAGTACGGCTACTCGAGCTACGTGGCTGGCACGCTCATCGGCGTGATCCTGGCGGCGCTGTCGTTCGGTTACTACATCGGCGGGGCGCTGGCGGACCGGTATCCGCGTCCGGGGGTGCTGTTCCGGCTGCTGACGATCGCCGGGTTGCTGCTCGTCGGGTTCTGCTTCGTCTACAAGCCCGTGCTCGAGTGGTTCATGGCCAGTGCCGGGTTCATCCCTGGACTCGTGGTTGTCACGGTCCTGCTCTATGGGCCGATCATGGTTCTTCTGAGCGTGACCTCGCCGTTCATCATCCGACTCGTCGTCGAGGAGGACCGCGTTGGCACGGCGGCGGGTTCGATCTACGCGCTCTCGACGATCGGCAGCATCCTCGGGTCGTTTCTGACGCCATTCGTGCTCGTGCCGGGGATCGGGTCGCACATGACGCTTGTGGTGATGACGGCCATTGTGCTCGCCGTCGGCGTGGCGGGGCTGGTGGGGCTCCGGCCGGTGTGGGGGCTGGCGTTGCTGGCGCTGGGGCTGACGCCGTTGTCGTTCCCGAAGGCCGAGCAGGGCGTCCTGCTCCGCGTCGAGAGTCCATACAGCGATCTTCAGGTGCGGAAGCTCGATCCCGGCGGCTACGTGCTCGCCGTCAATCGCTGGGCGTACTACTCGCGCGACGTCACCGGGGCGCAAGGGATGCGGACGTACAGCTACTACGACTACTTCCTGCTCGGGCCGGTACTCGTGCCGCGGGTCGAGGAGATGGCCGTGCTCGGGATGGCGGCGGGGACGTCGATCAAGCAGATACAAGCCTATTACCCATGGATACACATCGACGCGGTGGAGATCGATCCGTGGGTCGTGCGGTTGGCCAAGACGAAGTATTTCGGGCTCGAGGAGAGCGAGACGCTGGCGATCCACACGCAGGATGCGCGGCCCTTCATGCGCGCGGCAGAGAAGCAGTACGACTTCGTCGAGATCGACATGTACCAGGGTGGTCCGTTCATTCCGTTCTACGTCACGACGGTGGAGTTCTTCCGGCTCGTTGGCGAACGGATGAGCGACGACGGGCTGGCGATGGCCAACGTCCTCGCGCTCTCGCACGACAGAGATCGCCCGACGACCGAAGGGCAGTTGCTTGTCTGGTGCGTCGTGAAGTCGTTTCAGGAGACAGGTCAATTCCCGAGCGTTTACGTGCTTGCACATCATTCGAATTTCCTCATTTTCGCATTTAAGAAAGAGACGCCGATCGGAGAGGTGAGGCGGCGGCTTGCGGCGGTTGCGACCAACGAAGCGCTCCGCGAGCGGCTCGGTGCAGAGAAGGTTGGCACCCTCACATCCGTCGCGGGCCTGGCGGGTGCGATCACGGTCCCGGAGCGCTTCCCGGGCGCGCACGCGTTCTATGATGATAATGCCGATGTCGAGCGGATCACCTTTGACATGGTTCGCCGCTACACCGAGCAGAAACGGCTCGAGGGGCGGAAGTAG
- a CDS encoding MarR family transcriptional regulator produces MTGHDTDQKEALKKELLEIADRMSAMWLRATAEQMNRSDLSHNQGNALRVLQDGEPLTMSALAERLQVSTAAVTSIVDKLEAERLALRSRSKEDRRQVLVRATPRGIEAVQRLFGVRNELIQYTLDNISPEMRQHWLELYREMEKLFSTKLEAMRAESQGAK; encoded by the coding sequence ATGACCGGGCACGACACGGATCAGAAGGAAGCGCTCAAGAAGGAACTGCTCGAGATTGCTGACCGGATGTCGGCCATGTGGCTGCGCGCGACCGCCGAGCAGATGAATCGGTCGGACCTCTCGCACAACCAGGGCAACGCACTGCGCGTGCTCCAGGATGGCGAGCCGCTGACCATGAGCGCGCTGGCCGAGCGACTTCAGGTCAGCACGGCGGCCGTGACGTCGATCGTCGACAAGCTCGAAGCAGAAAGGCTCGCGCTGCGATCACGCAGCAAGGAGGACCGACGTCAAGTGCTCGTCCGGGCGACGCCCCGCGGCATCGAGGCGGTGCAGCGCCTGTTCGGTGTCCGGAACGAGCTGATTCAGTATACCCTCGACAATATCTCGCCCGAGATGCGGCAACACTGGCTCGAGCTCTATCGCGAGATGGAGAAGCTCTTCTCGACGAAGCTCGAGGCAATGCGCGCCGAATCGCAAGGCGCCAAGTAG
- a CDS encoding lipid-A-disaccharide synthase N-terminal domain-containing protein has product MSVVDLLVALTTGELLRKLVPTWWDVVGYIGQMLFFSRFLFQWLASERRGHSYIPVYFWWLSISGAVITVVYLLWKKDPPIPILLGQAVGLMAYSRNLLLIRKHRRIMEAARVEPGDALYAHPDAAEPQDGAPRPDGEA; this is encoded by the coding sequence ATGAGCGTGGTCGATCTGCTTGTGGCGCTGACGACAGGCGAGCTGCTCAGGAAGCTCGTGCCGACGTGGTGGGACGTTGTGGGCTACATCGGTCAGATGCTGTTCTTCTCGCGGTTCCTTTTCCAGTGGCTTGCCTCGGAACGGCGTGGGCACAGCTACATTCCGGTGTATTTCTGGTGGCTGAGCATCAGCGGCGCCGTGATCACGGTGGTCTACTTGTTGTGGAAGAAGGACCCGCCCATCCCGATCCTGCTTGGCCAAGCCGTCGGGCTCATGGCCTACTCGCGTAACCTCCTGCTGATCCGAAAACACCGGCGCATCATGGAAGCGGCGAGAGTCGAACCGGGCGACGCGCTCTATGCGCACCCGGATGCGGCGGAACCTCAGGACGGCGCGCCCCGGCCCGACGGCGAGGCCTGA
- a CDS encoding 6,7-dimethyl-8-ribityllumazine synthase has protein sequence MAKETAGQLISKGKRYALVVSRFNEFITSKLLGGAIDCLKRHGATDEEVDVVWVPGSFEIPAVCKRVAEGGKADAVIALGAVIRGATPHFDYIANEVAKGVAQVAMASAVPVVFGVLTTDTIEQAVERAGTKAGNKGADAAATAIELVDLYAKL, from the coding sequence ATGGCGAAGGAGACGGCCGGTCAGCTCATCAGCAAGGGGAAGCGGTACGCGCTCGTCGTGAGCCGCTTCAATGAGTTCATCACGTCGAAGCTGCTCGGGGGGGCGATCGATTGCCTCAAGCGGCACGGCGCGACGGACGAGGAGGTCGACGTCGTGTGGGTGCCGGGCTCGTTCGAGATTCCGGCTGTGTGCAAGCGGGTGGCCGAAGGCGGCAAGGCGGACGCGGTGATCGCGCTGGGCGCGGTGATTCGCGGGGCGACGCCGCATTTCGACTACATTGCCAACGAGGTGGCCAAAGGCGTGGCGCAGGTGGCGATGGCGAGCGCGGTGCCGGTGGTGTTCGGCGTGCTGACGACGGATACGATCGAGCAAGCCGTCGAGCGCGCGGGCACCAAGGCCGGCAACAAGGGCGCCGACGCCGCGGCGACGGCCATCGAGCTGGTCGACCTGTACGCGAAGCTCTAG
- a CDS encoding efflux RND transporter periplasmic adaptor subunit produces MNRLLVIGVLSALVLSGAACPGKKDKQERETLPKPVVVGLVGTGDIARTLTAPGTLLAAQDVWVSAEVGGRVTAKHVIEGQRLYVESGIEPGRQTKNLIALIDPADYERRLSQARASLNVAKAGLDQFTARQKRLADEIERKRPLHEQKIISDNAWDELVTNKEEADAQVALYNARVEEATLAVAIAQSDLAKTAVRSPLDEALVAEVAFDTGEYVSIGQKLARVVNLDRMWVDVEIGEGRLSDVKLGSAAPFTVLAYPGEEFLGTIIAISPAGDPASRNFLARLAVDNTGHRLKGGMFAVVTIPIETRHDVTVVPRSSVKQDGKFRYVFLVEGDKAVRHGVELGLSTGDSIEVLGGTLAPGTKIVIEGVENIEDGDTVQAVESGTAPQAQP; encoded by the coding sequence GTGAACCGGTTGCTCGTGATAGGTGTACTCTCTGCCCTCGTCCTGTCGGGGGCCGCCTGCCCAGGCAAGAAGGACAAGCAGGAGCGCGAGACGCTGCCCAAGCCCGTCGTCGTCGGCCTCGTCGGCACGGGTGACATCGCGCGCACGCTCACCGCGCCCGGCACCCTGCTGGCCGCGCAGGACGTGTGGGTCAGCGCCGAGGTTGGTGGCCGCGTCACGGCCAAGCACGTCATCGAGGGCCAGCGGCTCTATGTCGAGTCCGGCATCGAGCCCGGCAGGCAGACGAAGAACCTGATCGCTCTGATCGACCCGGCCGACTACGAGCGCCGCCTCAGTCAGGCCCGGGCTTCGCTCAACGTCGCCAAGGCCGGCCTTGACCAGTTCACGGCCCGACAGAAGCGGCTCGCCGATGAGATCGAGCGGAAACGGCCCCTCCACGAGCAGAAGATCATCTCGGACAACGCCTGGGACGAGCTGGTTACCAACAAGGAGGAAGCCGACGCCCAAGTGGCCCTCTATAACGCCCGCGTCGAGGAAGCCACCCTGGCCGTCGCCATCGCCCAGAGCGATCTGGCCAAGACCGCCGTGCGCTCGCCGCTCGACGAGGCGCTGGTGGCCGAGGTCGCCTTCGACACCGGCGAGTATGTTTCCATCGGACAGAAGCTCGCCCGCGTTGTCAACCTCGACCGGATGTGGGTCGATGTCGAGATCGGCGAGGGCCGCCTCAGCGACGTCAAGCTCGGCAGCGCGGCGCCCTTCACCGTTCTCGCCTATCCCGGGGAGGAGTTCCTCGGCACCATCATCGCCATCAGCCCGGCCGGCGATCCGGCGAGCCGCAATTTCCTCGCCCGCCTCGCCGTCGACAACACCGGCCACCGCCTCAAGGGCGGCATGTTCGCCGTCGTCACCATCCCAATCGAGACTCGCCACGACGTGACCGTCGTACCCAGGTCGTCCGTCAAGCAGGACGGCAAGTTCCGCTACGTCTTCCTCGTCGAGGGCGACAAGGCCGTCAGGCACGGCGTCGAGCTCGGGCTCAGCACCGGCGACTCGATCGAGGTGCTGGGCGGCACGCTCGCGCCGGGGACGAAGATCGTCATCGAAGGCGTTGAGAACATCGAGGACGGCGACACGGTCCAGGCCGTCGAGTCCGGCACGGCGCCCCAAGCGCAGCCGTAA
- a CDS encoding polyprenyl synthetase family protein has protein sequence MDAVLDAKLSNVRRLVEAAIERLLPSGPETPDVLVRGMRYAVVPGGKRLRPVLCLLACEACGGESEKALACACALEFVHAFSLVHDDLPAMDDDDLRRGRPTLHKVIGEGQAILAGDALLTLAFDVIVNDERLSDAQQAAAVRELAWAGGHAALAGGQALDLEAEGKRISAEDLDRIHAGKTAALITASVVMGGIAAGAMPKELDALRAYGRNLGLAFQIIDDVLDVVGDEAKLGKHVGADAEHDKATAVAVYGLDEARRRAADHVQSAREALQPLGERGALLAAVAAGMLERDR, from the coding sequence ATGGACGCGGTGTTGGACGCGAAGCTGAGCAACGTGCGCCGACTCGTCGAGGCGGCGATCGAGCGGCTGTTGCCGTCGGGGCCCGAGACGCCCGACGTGCTCGTGCGCGGGATGCGCTACGCGGTTGTGCCGGGCGGCAAGCGGCTGCGGCCGGTGCTCTGTCTGTTGGCGTGCGAGGCGTGCGGCGGCGAGTCGGAGAAGGCGCTCGCGTGCGCGTGTGCGCTCGAGTTTGTCCATGCGTTTTCGCTCGTGCACGACGACCTGCCGGCGATGGACGACGACGACCTGCGGCGCGGCCGCCCGACTCTGCACAAGGTGATCGGCGAAGGGCAGGCGATCCTTGCCGGCGACGCGTTGCTGACGCTCGCCTTCGACGTGATCGTCAATGATGAGCGCTTGAGCGACGCACAGCAGGCGGCCGCTGTGCGCGAGCTGGCGTGGGCGGGCGGGCACGCGGCGCTTGCCGGCGGGCAGGCGCTCGACCTCGAAGCCGAGGGCAAGCGCATCAGCGCCGAAGATCTCGATCGCATCCACGCGGGCAAAACGGCGGCCCTCATCACGGCGTCGGTCGTCATGGGCGGCATCGCTGCCGGCGCGATGCCCAAGGAACTCGATGCGTTGCGCGCCTATGGACGGAACCTCGGGCTGGCGTTCCAGATCATTGACGACGTGCTCGACGTCGTGGGCGACGAGGCGAAGCTCGGCAAGCACGTCGGCGCCGACGCGGAACACGACAAGGCGACCGCCGTGGCTGTCTACGGCCTCGACGAGGCGCGCCGCCGCGCCGCCGATCACGTTCAGAGCGCGCGCGAGGCGCTCCAACCGCTCGGCGAGCGCGGCGCGCTGCTCGCGGCTGTCGCGGCCGGCATGCTCGAACGCGACCGGTGA
- a CDS encoding glycosyltransferase family 2 protein, with product MPELSVVIPVYNEIQNLEPLWVELREVLEGLGRPYEVIFVNDGSTDGSEEVIKRLASKHGAVRYVSFERNCGQTAAFDAGFKAARGDIVVTMDADLQNDPHDIPALLELIGDYDLVIGWRHSRRDSAFKRFQARFARRYRQKRLGDRFHDVGCSLKASRRECLAGLTLYEGMHRFLPLLFEWEGWRVAEVKVNHRPRTTGRTKYTFFRRTREARADLCAVMWMRRRRLNYRIKEEG from the coding sequence ATGCCTGAGCTCTCAGTCGTTATCCCAGTGTATAATGAGATACAGAATCTCGAGCCGCTTTGGGTCGAGCTGCGCGAGGTGCTCGAAGGGCTGGGCCGGCCCTACGAGGTGATCTTCGTCAACGACGGGAGCACGGACGGCAGCGAGGAAGTCATCAAGCGGCTCGCCTCGAAGCATGGCGCAGTGCGGTACGTGTCGTTTGAGCGCAACTGCGGCCAGACGGCGGCGTTCGACGCGGGGTTCAAGGCGGCGCGGGGTGATATCGTCGTCACGATGGACGCTGACCTGCAGAACGACCCACACGACATCCCGGCGCTGCTCGAGCTGATCGGCGACTATGACCTCGTGATCGGGTGGCGCCATAGCCGCCGCGACAGCGCGTTCAAGCGCTTCCAGGCGCGGTTTGCGCGACGCTACCGGCAGAAGCGGCTCGGCGACCGGTTCCACGACGTGGGCTGCTCGCTCAAGGCCTCGAGGCGCGAGTGCCTTGCGGGGCTTACGCTCTACGAGGGCATGCACCGCTTTCTGCCGTTGCTGTTCGAGTGGGAGGGCTGGCGGGTCGCCGAGGTGAAGGTCAACCATCGGCCGCGCACGACAGGCAGGACCAAGTACACATTCTTTCGCAGGACGCGTGAAGCGCGCGCCGACCTGTGCGCCGTGATGTGGATGAGGAGACGGCGCCTCAACTACCGGATCAAGGAAGAGGGATGA